A DNA window from Nitrospira sp. contains the following coding sequences:
- a CDS encoding RHS repeat-associated core domain-containing protein (MaGe:77310608), which produces MVEGRQESGDGRSSEKSFQTSPPAINLPKGGGAIRGMGEKFAANPVTGTGSMSVPIATSPGRSGFGPQLLLSYDSGAGSGPFGFGWSLSLPSITRKTDKGLPQYLDTTDSDVFILSGAEDLVPVYRQDPDGTWVAGHAGFQRDADGFWVRDPSGRLVVQEDERDGYRVRRYRPRIEGLFARMERWSNQADPTDVFWRSISKDNITTWYGKDGNSRIADPLDRRRIVSWLICQSYDDKGNVIVYRYKEDNSDNIDLAQANEQNRTTDTRKVNRYLKRICYGNRVPYLPVLTETGWPRPPDPNPGSATPNYYFEVVFDYEDGHYTEAIPDTEGRVFAQPVCYPPATAKWKARVDPFSTYRAGFEVRTYRLCQRVLMFHHFPDELGTPDCLVRSTDFTYSYEDDPTDARNPIYSFLDSVSQSGYQPQGTSYLKKSLPSVEFEYTEPIVQDIVEEVDPESLKNLPIGVDGSAYRWTDLHGEGISGILTEQAGAWLYKRNWSPIPDKLPNGSEVVRAKFAPLETVALKPNVVLSGGAEFMDLAGDGRPDLVLLDGPMPGLCEHDEAEGWQPFRPFTARLNRDMRDPNLKFIDLDGDGHADVLITENEALVWHSSLGEDGFGPAKRVAQALDEEKGPRIVFADVKQSIYLADLSGDGLTDIVRIRNGEVCYWPNLGYGRFGAKVTMDNAPWFDNPDQFDHKRIRLADIDGSGTTDIIYLHRDGVRLYFNQSGNGWSQPQRLNVFPRVDDLVSIVPTDLLGNGTACLVWSSPLSGDARRPMRYVNLMGAQKPHLLVKTINNLGAETRVDYAPSTKFYMLDKQAGKPWITKLPFPVHVVERVETYDHISRNRFVTRYAYHHGYFDGEEREFRGFGMVEQWDTEQFAALAGGNAPADNIAAESHVPPVHTKTWFHTGVYLGRDHVSDYFAGLLNPTDQGEYFREPGLTHAEARALLLPDTVLPTGLTFEEEREACRALKGSMLRQEVYADDAAQPGATPQQIQRARTPYTVTEQNFTIQTLQSRGGNRHAVFFTHAREALSYHYERNPADPRIQHALTLEVDGYGNVLKQAAIGYGRRTQIRVVDQQGNVQLIANPGVTELQSADQAQQTTPLLTYTENRVTNATESIDTHRNPLPCEVVTFELTGYRASGPEIGPSTDPAQRTRRYLASDFVESDPAMPGRLRHKFTAPEVAYEATATGNHRRRPIEWLRTLYRRDDLTGLLLLGELQPLALPGESYKLAFTPGLIDQAYQRDSVPLIPAPDQVLPVDAGNGLAANRGGYVDLDGSGRWWLPSGRSYFSTDPANSPQTELDVARRHFFLPRRYRDPFGQDAVVDFDGHDLLMAETRDALGNRVTVDANDYRVLQPRLVSDPNRNQTEVAFDTLGMVVGTAVMGKPAPAGVEGDTLAGFDADLRQGQIDAFLANPMEAAADPKRTEATAITRDLLAGATTRIVYDLDRFRRIQQASPNDPTKWQPACAATLARETHASSPSPPQGLKIQISFSYSDGFGREIQKKIQAEPGPLIETGPAVNPRWVGSGWTIFNNKGKPVRQYEPFFSATQGFEFGVQVGVSPVLFYDPAERVVVTLHPNHTYEKVVFDAWQQTTYDVNDTCAPRNQQTGDPRTDPDIKGFVAEYFKALPANPAQPWQTWHAQRTGIGSVLGQAEHNAALRAAAHADTPTTAYFDALGRPFLTLARNRVVCVGHELDGTEESFATRVELDIEGNQRAVRDAVTHTEARDAAGTPVVVDDPLGRMVMHYAYDMLGSRIHQLSMEAGARWMLNDVAGKPIRAWDSRGHNFTTKYDALRRPVEQTVGGTLSDPDPVKPNSDPRTLNRDILVDKIEYGESMAHAESLNLRTRIYRHFDSAGVATNARLDANGNPTEAYDFKGNLLFSTRRLVKNYTAIPDWLLNRQPEPSLNSQLDAEFFEGSTRYDALNRPIQSIAPHSNLTRAGHVNKFNIIQPVFNEANLLERVDVWLERAAEPAALLDPNAVAPSPVGVADIEYDAKGQRTLIDYKTRDATVVRTTYAYDRETFRLTHLYTRRGVAPDTANGVAFTEDCENPDPPPPDTIAAPEKPPAAKGCGLQNLHYTYDPAGNITHIQDNAQQAVYFRNQRVEPSNDYFYDALYRLIQAEGREHLGQLGQAADSPRKPPTAPDAFNAFHVRQDHPNVLKAMGTYIERYVYDAVGNFLQMQHRGSDPTHEGWTRAYAYLEPSLIEDGNGTVLLKTSNRLTRTTLNPNGANPPQVEPYQHDVQGNMLRMPHLGGGLPGPNLHWDYKDQLRQTNLGGGGTAFYVYDPSGQRVRKVWEKAPGLIEERIYLGGFEIFRKHGGSIGTNTATLERETLHVMDDKQRIALVETRSFDTAGNDQAPRQLIRYQLGNHLGSASLELDEQAQIISYEEYAPYGSSTYQAVRSKTETAKRYRYTGKERDEESGFYYHGARYYAPWLGRWTTYDPIGVADGLCLFTYCSANPIRFHDPSGTNGSPPVTGLIGNDPRVGKLWEQAVVETLGPRFNATNYKEVVAGFQAELSKRISDKGLGSNKQAGTGINYARESYSAVRTRFGKLAETAGIDLSGLQVHHTFDELAKNPGAALDTTNLSFQRGNAGTKGSGHNFAHEVNDAAEAGIKNPGQHVAADMRARGIEPDVPELSAPKASSAAPDKAPTLGPPTAATAETKLLKSGEELGESTLKKSGKATRVLAKLGKAGRHAVAAIPFVGILSGQASAAHAASQGDYTGAALDEAGFIPVAGDLLDAARGGMALGEALDEGLGISDVAAEHGERFEKAAKFVGLGEDTSRIVGATGAALSSITLAPSIALKRTVVGWFK; this is translated from the coding sequence ATGGTTGAGGGCAGGCAAGAGAGTGGTGACGGCCGCTCCTCAGAAAAATCTTTCCAAACCTCTCCGCCTGCCATCAACTTGCCCAAAGGCGGCGGCGCCATCCGTGGCATGGGCGAGAAGTTCGCCGCCAATCCTGTAACCGGTACTGGTTCGATGTCGGTGCCCATCGCCACCAGTCCAGGACGTTCGGGGTTCGGCCCGCAGCTATTGCTGTCTTATGACTCGGGAGCAGGCAGCGGTCCGTTTGGGTTTGGCTGGAGTCTTTCCCTTCCTTCAATCACTCGCAAGACCGATAAGGGGCTGCCGCAGTATCTCGACACAACTGATTCGGATGTCTTCATCCTCTCCGGCGCGGAAGACTTGGTTCCGGTGTATCGGCAAGACCCCGACGGCACCTGGGTCGCTGGCCACGCGGGATTTCAGCGAGATGCGGACGGGTTCTGGGTTCGGGATCCGTCCGGCCGCCTCGTTGTGCAGGAAGATGAACGCGACGGGTATCGTGTACGCCGCTACCGGCCACGCATCGAAGGGCTCTTCGCGCGTATGGAGCGCTGGAGCAATCAAGCTGATCCCACCGATGTCTTCTGGCGGTCAATTTCAAAAGACAACATCACCACGTGGTATGGCAAAGACGGCAACAGTCGTATTGCCGATCCGTTAGATAGAAGGCGCATCGTCTCCTGGCTCATTTGTCAGAGCTATGACGACAAGGGCAATGTCATCGTCTATCGATACAAGGAGGACAATTCTGACAACATCGATCTCGCCCAGGCCAACGAACAAAACCGCACGACGGATACTAGGAAGGTCAACCGCTATCTGAAGAGGATTTGCTACGGCAACCGTGTGCCGTACTTGCCTGTGTTGACGGAAACTGGATGGCCGCGGCCACCCGATCCAAATCCTGGAAGCGCCACGCCCAATTATTACTTCGAAGTAGTATTCGACTACGAGGATGGCCATTACACCGAGGCCATTCCCGACACTGAAGGCCGCGTCTTCGCACAACCTGTGTGCTATCCGCCTGCCACTGCGAAGTGGAAAGCCCGAGTCGATCCGTTTTCCACCTATCGCGCTGGGTTCGAGGTGCGGACATACCGGCTCTGCCAGCGGGTCTTGATGTTCCATCATTTTCCTGACGAGTTGGGTACCCCGGACTGCCTGGTCCGGTCCACGGATTTTACCTATTCGTACGAAGACGATCCGACGGACGCACGCAACCCCATCTATTCTTTCCTGGATTCAGTCAGCCAATCGGGCTACCAGCCTCAGGGAACGAGCTATCTGAAGAAATCTCTGCCGTCCGTCGAGTTCGAATATACTGAGCCCATTGTGCAGGACATCGTGGAGGAAGTGGACCCTGAGAGCCTGAAAAACCTGCCCATTGGCGTGGATGGCAGTGCCTACCGCTGGACCGATCTGCATGGCGAAGGCATTTCGGGCATTCTCACAGAGCAGGCTGGCGCCTGGCTTTACAAGCGTAATTGGAGCCCCATACCGGACAAGCTGCCGAACGGCAGCGAAGTCGTCAGGGCAAAGTTCGCGCCGCTCGAAACCGTCGCGCTCAAGCCCAATGTCGTCTTGAGCGGTGGTGCGGAGTTTATGGACCTGGCCGGCGATGGCCGACCTGATCTGGTCTTGTTGGACGGCCCCATGCCTGGCTTGTGCGAACACGATGAGGCCGAAGGTTGGCAACCCTTCCGCCCCTTTACCGCGCGGCTCAATCGTGACATGCGCGATCCAAACCTCAAGTTCATAGATCTCGACGGCGACGGGCACGCCGATGTGCTGATCACCGAGAACGAGGCGCTGGTCTGGCATTCGTCGCTCGGAGAGGACGGGTTTGGTCCTGCCAAGCGAGTCGCCCAGGCGTTGGATGAGGAAAAGGGCCCACGCATTGTCTTCGCCGACGTCAAGCAATCCATTTACTTGGCCGACCTTTCCGGCGACGGCCTCACCGACATCGTCCGCATCCGTAATGGTGAAGTCTGCTACTGGCCCAATCTCGGGTATGGCCGGTTCGGCGCGAAGGTGACGATGGATAACGCTCCTTGGTTCGACAACCCGGACCAGTTCGACCACAAGCGCATACGATTGGCCGACATCGACGGCAGCGGCACCACCGACATCATCTACCTGCACCGTGACGGCGTGCGCCTGTACTTCAACCAGTCGGGTAATGGCTGGAGCCAGCCGCAACGGCTGAATGTATTTCCTCGCGTTGATGATCTCGTCAGCATTGTCCCGACCGACCTGCTTGGAAACGGCACCGCCTGTCTGGTCTGGTCGTCGCCCCTGTCAGGCGATGCGCGGCGGCCGATGCGCTATGTCAACCTGATGGGCGCGCAGAAGCCGCATCTGCTCGTCAAGACCATCAACAACCTCGGCGCCGAGACCCGTGTCGACTACGCGCCCTCCACGAAGTTCTACATGCTGGACAAGCAGGCCGGCAAACCTTGGATCACCAAGCTGCCATTCCCAGTGCACGTGGTCGAGCGTGTGGAGACCTACGACCACATCAGCAGAAATCGCTTCGTCACTCGCTACGCTTACCACCACGGCTATTTCGACGGTGAGGAGCGCGAGTTCCGCGGCTTCGGCATGGTGGAGCAGTGGGACACGGAACAGTTTGCAGCGCTTGCCGGAGGCAATGCTCCGGCAGACAACATCGCCGCTGAGTCGCACGTTCCTCCAGTCCACACCAAGACCTGGTTCCACACCGGTGTCTATCTTGGGCGTGATCACGTCTCCGACTATTTCGCAGGCCTACTCAACCCGACGGACCAGGGTGAATATTTCCGCGAGCCCGGCCTCACACATGCCGAGGCTCGCGCCCTGCTGCTGCCCGACACCGTTCTCCCCACTGGTCTCACTTTCGAAGAGGAGCGCGAAGCGTGCCGCGCCCTCAAGGGTTCCATGCTACGCCAGGAAGTCTACGCGGATGACGCAGCGCAGCCAGGTGCCACGCCGCAACAGATCCAACGCGCCCGGACGCCCTACACCGTGACCGAGCAGAACTTCACTATCCAGACCTTGCAGTCCAGAGGCGGCAACCGCCACGCCGTTTTCTTCACCCATGCTCGCGAAGCGCTCAGCTACCATTACGAGCGCAACCCGGCCGATCCGCGCATCCAGCATGCGCTGACGCTGGAGGTCGACGGCTACGGCAACGTGCTCAAGCAGGCCGCTATCGGCTACGGGCGTCGTACCCAGATCCGCGTTGTCGATCAGCAGGGGAACGTCCAGCTGATTGCAAACCCCGGAGTGACCGAGCTGCAATCGGCCGACCAGGCCCAGCAAACTACTCCGCTGCTCACCTACACCGAAAACCGCGTCACCAACGCGACCGAATCGATTGACACGCACCGCAACCCGTTGCCTTGCGAGGTCGTCACCTTCGAATTGACTGGCTACCGTGCGTCCGGCCCGGAGATCGGACCATCTACCGACCCGGCTCAGCGGACTCGGCGTTACCTGGCCTCGGACTTTGTCGAGTCGGATCCCGCCATGCCGGGTCGTCTGCGGCACAAGTTCACCGCCCCTGAAGTCGCGTACGAGGCCACCGCCACCGGCAACCACCGCCGCCGCCCTATCGAATGGCTGCGCACGCTCTATCGCCGTGACGACTTGACCGGCCTCCTTCTGCTCGGCGAACTTCAACCGCTTGCCCTACCCGGCGAGAGCTACAAGCTCGCTTTTACGCCGGGGCTGATCGATCAGGCTTACCAGCGCGATAGCGTACCTCTGATCCCCGCACCAGACCAGGTATTGCCCGTCGATGCCGGCAATGGCCTGGCTGCCAATCGCGGCGGCTATGTTGATCTGGACGGCAGTGGACGTTGGTGGCTGCCGTCCGGTCGCAGCTATTTCAGCACTGACCCTGCGAACAGCCCGCAGACCGAACTCGACGTGGCGCGGCGCCACTTCTTCCTGCCACGACGCTACCGCGACCCCTTCGGCCAGGATGCTGTCGTTGATTTTGACGGCCACGACCTGCTGATGGCCGAAACTCGCGATGCACTGGGCAACCGCGTCACCGTGGACGCGAACGACTACCGCGTGCTGCAACCGCGCCTGGTCAGCGATCCGAACCGCAATCAGACGGAAGTCGCGTTCGATACACTGGGTATGGTGGTCGGCACGGCGGTGATGGGGAAGCCGGCCCCGGCAGGGGTGGAAGGCGACACTCTGGCTGGCTTCGACGCGGATCTCAGGCAGGGCCAGATCGATGCCTTCCTGGCCAACCCCATGGAGGCGGCAGCCGATCCAAAGCGAACGGAAGCCACTGCCATCACGCGTGACTTGCTGGCAGGCGCCACCACCCGCATTGTCTACGATCTGGACCGCTTTCGTCGCATTCAGCAGGCCAGTCCCAACGACCCGACCAAGTGGCAACCAGCCTGCGCGGCCACGCTTGCCCGCGAAACCCACGCGAGCAGCCCGTCGCCGCCGCAGGGCCTGAAGATCCAGATCAGCTTCAGCTACTCAGACGGCTTCGGCCGTGAGATCCAGAAGAAGATCCAGGCGGAGCCCGGGCCACTCATAGAAACCGGACCAGCGGTCAACCCACGCTGGGTGGGTAGCGGCTGGACCATCTTCAACAACAAGGGCAAACCGGTCCGACAGTACGAGCCCTTTTTCTCAGCTACACAGGGTTTCGAGTTCGGTGTGCAAGTCGGCGTGAGCCCGGTGCTGTTCTACGACCCTGCCGAGCGGGTCGTTGTTACCCTGCACCCGAACCACACGTACGAGAAAGTCGTGTTCGACGCCTGGCAGCAGACGACCTACGACGTCAACGACACCTGCGCGCCGCGCAATCAACAGACCGGCGATCCGCGAACCGATCCCGACATCAAAGGTTTCGTGGCGGAGTACTTCAAGGCACTACCGGCCAATCCGGCTCAGCCTTGGCAGACCTGGCATGCGCAACGCACCGGTATCGGTTCCGTCCTCGGGCAAGCCGAACACAACGCCGCCCTCCGTGCTGCAGCCCATGCCGACACGCCAACCACTGCGTATTTCGACGCTTTGGGCCGCCCCTTCCTGACCCTCGCGCGCAACCGCGTGGTCTGCGTGGGCCACGAGCTCGACGGCACGGAAGAGAGCTTCGCCACCCGGGTCGAATTGGACATCGAAGGCAACCAGCGCGCCGTGCGCGATGCCGTCACCCATACCGAGGCTCGTGACGCAGCCGGGACCCCGGTTGTCGTGGACGATCCGCTCGGCCGTATGGTCATGCACTACGCCTACGACATGCTTGGTAGCCGCATCCACCAGCTCAGCATGGAAGCCGGCGCGCGTTGGATGCTGAACGACGTGGCCGGCAAGCCCATCCGTGCCTGGGACAGCCGCGGCCACAACTTCACAACGAAGTACGACGCGCTGCGCAGGCCGGTGGAGCAGACTGTGGGCGGCACACTCAGTGACCCCGATCCTGTAAAACCGAACTCTGACCCGCGTACGCTGAACCGCGATATCTTGGTCGACAAGATCGAGTACGGCGAAAGCATGGCTCACGCCGAATCTCTCAACCTGCGCACCCGCATCTACCGGCACTTCGACTCCGCCGGCGTCGCCACTAATGCCCGGCTCGACGCCAATGGCAACCCGACGGAGGCGTACGACTTCAAAGGGAATCTATTGTTCAGCACGCGCCGCCTCGTCAAGAACTACACGGCCATTCCTGATTGGCTATTGAACCGACAACCCGAACCGTCGTTGAACTCACAACTCGACGCCGAGTTTTTCGAGGGCAGCACCCGCTACGACGCCCTCAATCGCCCCATCCAGTCCATCGCGCCGCACAGCAACCTGACCCGCGCCGGGCATGTGAACAAGTTCAACATCATCCAGCCGGTCTTCAATGAGGCCAACCTCCTGGAACGGGTGGATGTGTGGCTGGAGCGTGCGGCAGAACCCGCCGCCCTGCTGGACCCCAACGCCGTCGCCCCGTCACCGGTCGGTGTCGCCGACATCGAGTACGACGCCAAGGGCCAGCGAACCCTGATCGATTACAAGACAAGGGACGCGACGGTTGTCCGGACGACCTACGCGTACGACCGCGAGACTTTCCGCCTGACCCATCTGTACACGCGCCGGGGCGTAGCCCCCGATACCGCAAATGGAGTGGCATTCACCGAGGACTGCGAGAACCCGGACCCGCCACCGCCGGACACGATCGCTGCCCCAGAGAAGCCGCCCGCAGCCAAGGGCTGCGGCCTGCAGAACCTGCACTACACCTACGACCCTGCTGGCAACATCACGCACATCCAGGATAATGCGCAGCAGGCTGTCTACTTCAGAAACCAGCGCGTTGAGCCTAGCAATGATTATTTCTATGACGCCCTCTACCGGCTGATCCAGGCCGAAGGACGGGAGCATCTTGGACAACTGGGACAAGCTGCTGATAGTCCACGCAAACCGCCAACCGCGCCGGATGCATTCAACGCCTTTCACGTCCGCCAAGACCACCCGAACGTGCTCAAAGCCATGGGCACGTACATCGAGCGCTACGTGTACGACGCCGTCGGCAACTTCCTGCAGATGCAGCACCGCGGCAGCGATCCGACACACGAGGGCTGGACGCGCGCCTACGCCTACCTTGAACCGAGCTTGATCGAAGACGGCAACGGCACCGTGCTGCTCAAGACCAGCAACCGTCTGACCCGCACCACGCTGAATCCCAACGGTGCCAACCCGCCGCAAGTCGAGCCCTATCAGCACGACGTACAGGGCAACATGCTGCGCATGCCGCACCTAGGCGGCGGCCTGCCCGGACCGAACCTGCACTGGGACTACAAAGACCAATTGCGGCAGACCAACTTGGGCGGCGGCGGCACGGCCTTCTACGTCTACGACCCCTCAGGTCAGCGCGTGCGCAAGGTATGGGAGAAGGCGCCTGGGTTAATTGAAGAACGCATCTACCTCGGTGGCTTCGAAATTTTCCGCAAGCACGGCGGTTCCATCGGAACCAACACCGCCACGCTGGAACGCGAGACGCTGCATGTGATGGACGACAAGCAGCGCATCGCCCTGGTGGAAACGCGCTCGTTCGACACAGCGGGAAATGACCAGGCGCCACGACAACTCATTCGCTACCAGCTCGGCAACCACCTCGGCTCGGCCAGCCTGGAGTTGGATGAGCAGGCACAGATCATTTCCTACGAAGAATATGCGCCCTACGGTAGCTCGACCTATCAGGCAGTACGCAGCAAGACAGAGACGGCGAAGCGATATCGGTACACGGGGAAGGAACGGGATGAAGAGAGTGGCTTCTATTACCATGGGGCGAGGTACTACGCACCGTGGTTGGGGAGATGGACGACGTATGATCCCATCGGCGTGGCGGACGGCCTTTGCCTCTTCACATATTGCAGCGCAAACCCAATCCGATTCCACGATCCTTCCGGAACAAATGGTTCTCCCCCTGTTACGGGCCTGATTGGTAACGACCCTAGAGTCGGAAAACTCTGGGAACAGGCGGTAGTCGAGACCCTCGGTCCACGATTCAACGCTACCAACTACAAGGAGGTAGTAGCGGGGTTTCAGGCCGAGTTGAGCAAACGCATATCTGACAAAGGATTGGGGTCCAACAAGCAGGCAGGTACGGGAATCAATTACGCCAGGGAAAGCTACTCGGCCGTTCGAACCCGTTTCGGTAAGCTAGCCGAAACGGCTGGCATTGATCTCAGTGGATTGCAGGTCCATCACACATTCGACGAACTGGCAAAGAACCCGGGAGCAGCCCTGGATACTACGAATCTTAGCTTCCAGAGAGGAAATGCTGGGACTAAAGGCTCCGGACACAACTTCGCCCACGAAGTAAATGACGCCGCGGAGGCAGGCATCAAGAACCCCGGCCAGCATGTGGCTGCGGACATGCGTGCAAGAGGCATTGAGCCCGACGTGCCTGAACTCTCGGCGCCAAAGGCTAGCTCGGCTGCCCCTGACAAAGCGCCCACCCTAGGCCCACCCACTGCCGCGACCGCCGAAACCAAGCTGCTGAAGTCTGGAGAGGAGCTTGGTGAATCCACTCTCAAGAAGTCTGGAAAGGCCACAAGGGTTCTGGCAAAGCTAGGAAAGGCGGGGCGCCACGCGGTAGCTGCGATTCCGTTTGTAGGGATTCTCAGTGGTCAAGCTTCCGCAGCCCATGCAGCTAGTCAAGGTGATTATACCGGTGCAGCCCTCGACGAGGCAGGATTCATCCCCGTGGCTGGAGACTTGTTGGACGCAGCACGTGGTGGCATGGC
- a CDS encoding hypothetical protein (Evidence 5 : Unknown function; MaGe:77310609), with amino-acid sequence MTYAQACRLAQFGRASRYRRSRAKDRSALRLWIRDLAHAWLRFGYQRIWALLRREGWLINRKRVRRLYRLDELLLRMQVRRRKHIGYSSDPCRCKEVPRHSTIKTRLNTLPYSRRCLKSR; translated from the coding sequence GTGACTTATGCGCAGGCCTGTCGCTTGGCGCAGTTCGGTCGCGCCTCCAGGTATCGACGCAGTCGCGCGAAAGATCGGTCAGCACTGCGGCTGTGGATTCGGGATTTGGCCCATGCCTGGCTTCGGTTTGGGTACCAGCGGATTTGGGCCTTACTGCGTCGTGAGGGCTGGCTGATCAATCGCAAACGCGTGCGGCGGTTGTATCGCCTGGATGAGTTACTGCTACGCATGCAGGTCCGGCGACGCAAGCACATCGGCTACTCCAGTGACCCGTGCCGATGTAAAGAGGTGCCACGACATTCAACGATCAAAACCAGATTGAACACTCTACCCTATTCGAGGAGGTGTTTGAAAAGCCGATGA
- a CDS encoding hypothetical protein (Evidence 5 : Unknown function; MaGe:77310610), with protein sequence MHLGVSELRRLPPVEEENSRLKRLVAALSLDKHMLSAAWRKNLRPARRRELAHWFRTPSR encoded by the coding sequence ATGCATCTGGGTGTGAGCGAGCTCCGCCGGCTGCCGCCGGTGGAAGAAGAGAACAGCCGGTTGAAACGGCTCGTGGCCGCTCTCTCACTTGACAAACATATGCTGTCGGCGGCCTGGCGAAAAAATCTAAGGCCCGCCCGTCGCCGAGAACTGGCCCACTGGTTCCGGACACCTTCTCGGTGA
- a CDS encoding hypothetical protein (Evidence 5 : Unknown function; MaGe:77310611): protein MEGTGRWRDNVFVERLWRSLK, encoded by the coding sequence ATGGAAGGGACGGGACGGTGGCGGGACAACGTGTTCGTGGAACGGCTGTGGCGGAGTCTCAAATAG
- a CDS encoding hypothetical protein (Evidence 5 : Unknown function; MaGe:77310612), with amino-acid sequence MARCMNFYNQIRPYRTLDGRTPDWVYYDNLPARLTAA; translated from the coding sequence GTGGCCCGGTGCATGAACTTCTATAATCAGATCAGGCCATATCGCACGCTTGACGGACGCACGCCCGATTGGGTGTACTATGACAACCTGCCTGCGCGGCTCACCGCCGCGTAG